One segment of Clostridium ljungdahlii DSM 13528 DNA contains the following:
- a CDS encoding ABC transporter ATP-binding protein, translating to MLKLFRHFKVNKILLGSLFVIILLKTVGTLYIPTLTADIINNGVIKGNIHYVLRTGGIMIGTAVFTGILAIISTYFSSNLSSTLSRDIRSKIFSHAQELSINDFKHFSTSSLITRCTSDVNQIENTLTMLFEMIIPVPFITLVGMFLAFSKDKYMALIISIAGTIFIIFIMLISKKVINLSNKIQVGLDKINSRVRQYISGIRIIRAFNREKHEKELIDNAFTNYADINVKLNKTFAIVMPAIMAIMNVCAVAVLWFGTIRISRGTMQVGDIMAVIEYAIIILVYLVMAVIVLINIPRASTCSRRILEVLQYKPEIVDEKVTEAISNNIKTLEFRNVTFSYKDAEKPVLKNVSFVCESGKTTAIIGATGSGKSTIGKLIPRLHEIQDGKILINGVNTKYFSQKNLRDMISFSPQKAFLFSGTIVDNIRHGKKDATINEIKSAAKMAQADKFISELNLGYESFVSQGGSNFSGGQRQRLCIARALIKDSDIYIFDDSFSALDYKTDAKLREAIKPRLKDSIVITIAQRISTIIEADQIVVLEEGKIAGIGTHTELLKSCPIYLKIAESQLSEEELVC from the coding sequence ATGCTAAAGCTATTTAGACACTTTAAAGTTAATAAAATACTTTTAGGTTCACTATTCGTAATAATTTTGCTTAAAACTGTAGGTACCTTATATATCCCCACATTAACTGCAGATATAATAAATAATGGTGTAATAAAAGGTAACATTCATTATGTATTAAGAACTGGTGGAATAATGATAGGCACTGCTGTATTTACAGGCATACTTGCTATAATTTCTACATATTTTTCTTCAAATTTATCATCAACACTTTCCAGAGATATTAGAAGCAAAATATTTTCTCACGCACAAGAACTGTCAATAAATGATTTTAAACATTTTTCCACCTCATCTTTAATTACAAGATGTACAAGTGATGTAAATCAAATTGAAAATACATTAACCATGCTTTTTGAAATGATTATTCCAGTTCCATTTATAACTCTGGTAGGAATGTTTTTAGCTTTTTCCAAAGATAAATATATGGCTCTTATAATCTCTATAGCAGGAACAATTTTTATAATATTTATTATGCTTATAAGTAAAAAAGTAATAAATTTATCGAATAAAATCCAAGTTGGGTTAGATAAAATAAATTCTAGAGTAAGGCAATATATTTCAGGAATAAGAATTATACGTGCTTTTAATCGAGAAAAGCACGAAAAAGAATTAATAGATAATGCATTTACAAATTATGCAGATATTAATGTAAAACTTAATAAGACATTTGCTATAGTTATGCCAGCTATAATGGCTATAATGAATGTTTGTGCTGTTGCTGTCTTATGGTTTGGAACAATAAGAATAAGTAGAGGAACTATGCAGGTAGGAGATATTATGGCCGTTATTGAATATGCAATAATAATATTGGTCTACCTAGTAATGGCTGTTATTGTATTAATTAATATACCACGTGCCAGCACCTGTTCAAGGCGTATATTGGAAGTATTGCAATACAAACCTGAAATAGTAGATGAAAAAGTAACTGAGGCCATTTCAAATAATATAAAGACCTTAGAATTCAGGAATGTCACATTTTCCTATAAAGATGCCGAAAAACCTGTTTTAAAAAATGTTAGCTTTGTATGTGAAAGCGGTAAAACTACTGCAATCATAGGAGCCACTGGTTCAGGAAAAAGTACTATTGGAAAATTAATACCAAGATTACATGAAATACAAGATGGTAAAATCTTGATTAATGGTGTCAATACAAAATATTTTTCTCAAAAAAATTTAAGAGATATGATAAGTTTTTCACCTCAAAAAGCATTCCTATTTAGTGGAACCATAGTTGACAATATACGGCACGGGAAAAAGGATGCAACTATAAATGAGATAAAAAGTGCTGCAAAAATGGCTCAGGCGGATAAATTTATTTCTGAGCTAAATCTAGGCTATGAATCCTTTGTATCACAAGGTGGCAGTAATTTTTCAGGCGGGCAGAGGCAGAGATTATGCATAGCAAGGGCCTTAATTAAGGACAGTGATATATATATATTTGATGACAGTTTTTCTGCCCTGGATTATAAAACAGATGCAAAATTAAGAGAAGCCATAAAACCAAGATTAAAAGATTCAATTGTCATAACCATTGCCCAAAGAATAAGCACAATTATAGAGGCAGATCAAATTGTAGTCCTGGAAGAAGGAAAAATAGCCGGAATAGGTACCCACACAGAACTTCTTAAAAGTTGTCCCATATATTTAAAAATAGCTGAATCACAATTAAGTGAGGAGGAACTGGTATGCTAA
- a CDS encoding MBL fold metallo-hydrolase, which produces MRIQLIRHATLRLIINNKTILVDPVLSKKGTMPYIPNVSNRNRNPLVELPIDVNDIVRTDAVLLTHMHSDHFDETAARLLPKNIPIFCQSEDEVKVRQKEFYSVNPIEKDCCWNDIIFKRVGGQHGKGEVAKQMGIVSGYVIKTKNEPSLYITGDTVWCLEVEKALEIYNPELVVIFAGAAQLTEGGIPITMNKEDIFHICKKVPKSKVIVVHMEAWNHCSLMRKELRSFLKDNSLLGQVSIPKDGEYMEY; this is translated from the coding sequence ATGAGAATTCAGCTTATACGCCATGCAACATTAAGGCTAATTATAAATAATAAGACAATTCTAGTTGATCCAGTGCTTAGTAAAAAAGGAACAATGCCTTATATTCCTAATGTGTCAAATAGAAATAGAAATCCACTGGTGGAATTGCCTATTGATGTCAATGATATTGTAAGAACTGATGCAGTCCTTTTAACTCATATGCACAGCGATCATTTTGATGAAACGGCAGCAAGATTATTACCTAAAAATATACCTATATTCTGTCAGAGTGAGGATGAAGTAAAAGTGAGACAAAAGGAATTTTACTCTGTTAATCCAATTGAAAAAGATTGTTGTTGGAATGATATTATTTTTAAACGTGTAGGGGGTCAACATGGTAAGGGTGAAGTTGCAAAACAAATGGGGATAGTTTCAGGATATGTTATTAAAACTAAAAATGAACCCTCATTATATATAACAGGGGATACAGTATGGTGTTTGGAAGTAGAGAAAGCATTAGAAATTTATAATCCTGAATTAGTTGTTATTTTTGCAGGTGCTGCACAGTTGACAGAGGGAGGTATTCCTATTACCATGAATAAAGAGGATATATTTCATATTTGCAAAAAAGTGCCAAAATCCAAAGTGATTGTTGTTCACATGGAGGCTTGGAATCACTGCAGTCTTATGAGAAAGGAACTAAGAAGTTTTTTAAAGGATAATTCACTTTTAGGACAGGTTTCTATTCCAAAGGATGGAGAATATATGGAATATTGA
- a CDS encoding MerR family transcriptional regulator, producing MNDFISSKKYLTIGAFSKLSGINRKNLIYYDNVGILKPVFVKENGYRYYSYSQLDEVSIILALKDLDIPLKKIKNYMENVSPHNLINLITDQKQKILEELNRLNQMNYIIEQRTSNIPVISNISCDKIFLKNCKQELLFLGPKMKFDIDNFEEDFVSFIDYSKSKKLVYGYPLGVYLDYDGAIEDSIKTYRYFYKVSQNVNVEKTIKPAGLYVITYDNSYLAEDMKNFDKLNEFIENNHLNICGSVYIENMSDEIITKNPNKYYSKISVKVKKLDDRVTLSY from the coding sequence ATGAATGATTTTATAAGTTCAAAAAAATATTTAACTATAGGGGCTTTTTCTAAGCTGTCTGGCATAAACAGAAAAAACTTAATATATTATGATAATGTAGGAATATTGAAACCTGTATTTGTAAAGGAAAATGGCTATAGGTATTATTCCTATAGTCAATTAGACGAAGTAAGTATTATCCTTGCTCTAAAAGATTTAGATATACCATTAAAGAAAATAAAGAACTATATGGAAAATGTATCTCCTCATAATCTTATTAACTTAATTACTGACCAGAAGCAAAAAATACTGGAGGAACTCAATAGGTTAAATCAAATGAATTATATTATAGAACAGCGAACTAGTAATATTCCTGTTATATCTAATATTAGTTGTGACAAGATTTTTTTGAAAAATTGTAAGCAAGAATTGTTGTTTTTAGGACCGAAAATGAAATTTGATATTGACAATTTTGAAGAAGATTTTGTTAGTTTTATAGATTATTCGAAAAGTAAGAAATTAGTTTATGGTTATCCATTAGGTGTCTATCTTGATTATGATGGGGCAATTGAGGATAGCATCAAAACTTATAGATATTTTTATAAGGTTTCTCAAAATGTAAATGTAGAAAAAACCATAAAGCCAGCAGGACTTTATGTTATAACTTATGATAATAGCTATTTAGCTGAAGACATGAAAAATTTTGATAAATTAAACGAGTTTATAGAGAATAATCATCTTAACATTTGTGGAAGTGTTTATATAGAAAATATGTCAGATGAAATAATAACTAAAAACCCCAATAAATATTACTCAAAAATTTCTGTGAAGGTAAAAAAATTGGACGATAGAGTTACTTTATCCTACTAA
- a CDS encoding Lrp/AsnC family transcriptional regulator yields MLDQTDIKILTLLKENSRLQWREIGELVHLTGQAVANRIKKMGKEGIIEKYTINLNNTKLDKSLIAYITVFMKTSNHPAFIQFVKNNKFIIECHRISGDGCYLLKVNVTDEENLMCLLNKILGFGNYRLNISISRIK; encoded by the coding sequence ATGCTTGACCAAACAGATATAAAGATTTTAACCTTATTAAAAGAAAATTCTAGGCTTCAATGGCGTGAAATTGGAGAGTTAGTTCATTTAACAGGACAAGCAGTAGCAAATAGAATTAAGAAAATGGGAAAGGAAGGAATCATTGAAAAGTATACCATAAATTTAAATAACACAAAACTTGATAAAAGCTTAATTGCCTATATAACTGTTTTTATGAAAACCTCCAATCATCCTGCTTTTATACAATTTGTTAAAAACAATAAATTCATAATTGAGTGCCACAGGATAAGCGGAGATGGCTGCTATTTATTAAAGGTAAATGTAACTGATGAAGAAAATCTTATGTGCTTGTTAAATAAAATTTTAGGCTTTGGAAATTATCGTCTAAATATATCTATTAGTAGGATAAAGTAA
- a CDS encoding TetR family transcriptional regulator: protein MPKVGMEPIRRSQIINSTLECICKVGIEKMSLDMVAKEANCSKGVISYYFKSKDNLILEAFKAFLSYYGTKINSEVGKNMTPFQILKIVQKNALPEYYNIDKEFETKLNVSEIHGVGSMNIPPAKKAKLFVSFFSRAMVDAKLQAVLHEVYKGDCKGISSIINYGNKVGDFKETDINKSAYAIIALYIGISMLRVVGFKPEEIDDDVDVFWSVLNSMFGK from the coding sequence ATGCCTAAAGTTGGGATGGAGCCTATAAGAAGAAGTCAAATAATTAATTCAACGCTAGAGTGTATTTGTAAGGTGGGTATAGAAAAAATGTCACTGGACATGGTGGCAAAAGAGGCTAATTGTTCTAAAGGTGTTATTAGTTACTATTTTAAAAGTAAGGACAATCTTATTCTTGAAGCCTTTAAAGCATTTTTAAGCTATTATGGTACAAAGATAAATAGTGAAGTAGGGAAGAATATGACCCCATTTCAAATTCTGAAGATAGTTCAGAAAAATGCTTTGCCAGAGTATTACAACATTGATAAGGAATTTGAAACTAAATTAAATGTATCTGAAATTCATGGGGTGGGGTCAATGAATATTCCGCCAGCAAAAAAAGCTAAGTTATTTGTAAGTTTCTTTTCAAGGGCAATGGTAGATGCAAAGCTGCAGGCAGTTTTACATGAAGTATATAAAGGCGATTGTAAAGGAATTTCATCAATTATTAATTATGGAAATAAGGTTGGTGACTTTAAAGAAACGGATATAAATAAGTCTGCTTATGCAATAATAGCATTGTATATAGGTATAAGTATGCTGAGAGTAGTTGGCTTTAAACCAGAAGAAATCGATGATGATGTTGATGTATTTTGGAGTGTTTTAAATAGCATGTTTGGTAAATAG